Proteins from one Deltaproteobacteria bacterium CG11_big_fil_rev_8_21_14_0_20_49_13 genomic window:
- a CDS encoding cystathionine gamma-lyase — protein sequence MTRKQPPKHMESYLIHGDDVSPRWDYSHHLNPPVTESVTYRLESAERGAEGFSSYSHLMDSMDHPIYIYERLAEPTCGMLEDRLAAAESGESALTFSTGMAAISAIVSLLTNTGDHIISHDSIYGCTYSLFSNWMPKRGVSCTFVNMVKDAAWINNIKENTRVIYFETPINPTLEILDIAEISKKAAEINKNRPKDKKVYIVVDNTFASPFCQRPLELGADIVVASLTKHICGFNTSMGGIVIVPKELYNPLLIYRKDFGGSLHGRSAWPILVYGLPTLATRLRQQTRSATELAHFLMAHPKIRNVRYPGLESDPHHALAKKQMKSYDGSFVPGPLLYFIIKGKPEEAKKKGSKLIDWLAKNSVTYTLAVSLGCVKTLIEHPSSMTHSAIPLEEQVKGGIEPGGIRLSVGLEDVVMLKEELTRGLEQI from the coding sequence ATGACCAGGAAACAACCACCAAAACACATGGAGTCCTACCTCATCCACGGAGACGATGTCTCCCCGCGCTGGGACTACAGCCATCATTTAAATCCTCCGGTAACCGAGTCGGTGACCTATAGGCTTGAAAGCGCCGAGCGCGGGGCCGAAGGTTTCTCGTCTTATTCGCATTTGATGGATTCAATGGACCATCCTATCTACATCTACGAGCGCCTTGCAGAACCTACCTGCGGAATGCTTGAGGACAGGCTGGCGGCGGCAGAGAGCGGTGAAAGCGCCCTCACGTTCTCCACAGGAATGGCCGCCATTTCTGCCATCGTATCGCTTCTTACAAATACCGGCGACCATATAATCAGCCACGATTCGATATACGGCTGCACCTATTCCCTATTCTCGAACTGGATGCCCAAACGCGGCGTCAGCTGCACCTTCGTTAACATGGTAAAGGACGCCGCATGGATAAATAACATCAAAGAGAACACGCGTGTGATCTATTTTGAGACACCGATAAATCCCACATTGGAAATTTTAGATATCGCAGAGATCTCAAAAAAGGCGGCCGAGATAAACAAGAACCGACCCAAAGATAAAAAAGTATATATTGTGGTAGATAACACCTTCGCCTCTCCGTTCTGCCAGCGTCCGTTGGAACTTGGAGCGGATATCGTCGTCGCAAGTCTCACAAAACATATTTGCGGGTTCAATACCAGCATGGGTGGCATCGTGATAGTCCCAAAGGAACTTTACAACCCCCTCCTCATTTACAGAAAAGATTTCGGCGGCTCGCTCCACGGAAGGAGCGCATGGCCAATACTCGTCTACGGCCTTCCAACACTTGCAACAAGACTCCGCCAGCAGACAAGATCGGCTACTGAGCTCGCCCACTTCCTTATGGCCCATCCAAAAATCAGGAATGTACGTTATCCAGGACTTGAGTCGGACCCGCATCATGCGCTGGCCAAAAAACAGATGAAAAGTTATGACGGATCATTCGTACCGGGGCCGCTCCTGTATTTCATCATAAAAGGGAAACCGGAGGAGGCCAAGAAGAAGGGCTCAAAACTTATCGACTGGCTTGCCAAAAATTCGGTGACCTACACGCTTGCCGTGAGCCTTGGATGCGTAAAAACTCTCATAGAGCATCCATCATCGATGACTCACTCTGCGATCCCGCTTGAAGAGCAGGTAAAAGGAGGCATTGAACCCGGCGGCATCAGATTGTCAGTGGGTCTTGAAGACGTTGTCATGCTAAAGGAAGAGCTTACGCGCGGGTTAGAGCAGATATAG